A region from the Gemmatimonadales bacterium genome encodes:
- a CDS encoding sodium:solute symporter family protein — protein sequence MRLTSLDWLVVFVSIVVSFIPAIVLAKRAGTSTAEFFTSGRSAPWWLVGVSMVATTFSTDTPNLVTNLVREKGVANNWLWWSFLLTGMATVFYYARMWRRSGVLTDLEFYEIRYSGRAATFVRGFRSVYLGLLFNCVIMASVNLAAVKIANVMLGWPMGKTLVICAVLNIAFAATSGLWGVLVTDFIQFGIAMTGSFAAAWFALKQPEVGGLSGLFSRIDPQSLNLLPDFGDWSMTLSVLIIPITVQWWSVWYPGAEPGGGSYIAQRMLASKSEKDALAGTLFFNAAHYALRPWPWIVVALASLLVYPELSDIARTFPYVDPALIGHDMAYPAMLRFLPAGFMGLMVAGLLAAYVSTLSTHLNWGTSYLVHDFYRRFLKRGEDERHYVLAGRIVTALLMGCAALLTFVLDSARESFDLMLSVGAGTGLIYLLRWFWWRVNAWSEIAAMTSSFAVAVAFFVAGKAGHPVASHLALVSTVGATTLVWIIVTFLTRPTDRQTLLAFYRLVRPAGPGWRSVREEAGVEAAPDSLPQALLGWVLGCCFVYAALFGAGSFIYGRMAQGTVWLALFAVSGVGLMRLLPRLWAGADAS from the coding sequence ATGCGCCTCACCTCCCTCGATTGGCTCGTCGTCTTCGTCTCCATCGTCGTCTCGTTCATCCCCGCCATCGTCCTCGCGAAGCGGGCGGGTACGAGTACCGCCGAGTTCTTCACCTCGGGCCGGTCGGCGCCGTGGTGGCTGGTGGGCGTTTCGATGGTGGCCACCACCTTCAGCACCGACACGCCCAACCTCGTGACCAACCTCGTCCGCGAAAAGGGCGTTGCGAACAACTGGCTGTGGTGGTCGTTCCTGCTCACCGGCATGGCCACGGTGTTCTACTACGCCCGCATGTGGCGCCGCTCCGGCGTTCTCACCGACCTCGAGTTCTACGAGATCCGCTACTCCGGCAGGGCGGCCACCTTCGTCCGTGGTTTCCGCTCGGTCTATCTAGGCCTCCTCTTCAACTGCGTCATCATGGCGTCGGTGAACCTCGCGGCCGTGAAGATCGCCAACGTGATGCTCGGCTGGCCGATGGGGAAGACGCTGGTGATCTGCGCGGTCCTCAACATCGCGTTCGCAGCCACCAGCGGGTTGTGGGGCGTGCTGGTCACCGACTTCATCCAGTTCGGGATCGCGATGACCGGCTCCTTCGCGGCGGCCTGGTTCGCGCTCAAACAGCCCGAGGTGGGCGGGCTCTCGGGCCTCTTCAGCCGGATCGACCCCCAGTCGCTGAACCTGCTCCCCGACTTCGGGGACTGGAGCATGACGCTCTCGGTGCTCATCATCCCGATCACCGTCCAGTGGTGGTCGGTGTGGTATCCCGGCGCGGAACCCGGCGGGGGCAGCTACATCGCGCAGCGCATGCTGGCCTCGAAGAGCGAGAAGGACGCGCTCGCCGGCACGCTCTTCTTCAACGCGGCGCACTACGCGCTCCGGCCGTGGCCGTGGATCGTCGTCGCGCTCGCGTCCCTGCTCGTCTACCCCGAACTGTCGGACATCGCGCGCACCTTCCCGTACGTTGACCCCGCGCTCATCGGGCACGACATGGCGTACCCCGCCATGCTCCGGTTCCTGCCGGCCGGGTTCATGGGGCTGATGGTGGCGGGTCTCCTGGCGGCGTACGTGTCGACCCTCTCGACCCACCTCAACTGGGGCACCTCGTACCTGGTGCACGACTTCTACCGGCGATTCCTGAAGCGCGGCGAGGACGAGCGGCACTACGTGCTGGCCGGGCGAATCGTGACGGCGCTCCTCATGGGGTGCGCGGCGCTGCTCACCTTCGTCCTGGACTCGGCGCGCGAGAGCTTCGACTTGATGCTGTCGGTGGGCGCGGGAACGGGGCTCATCTACCTGCTGCGGTGGTTCTGGTGGCGGGTGAACGCGTGGAGCGAGATCGCCGCGATGACCAGCTCGTTCGCCGTCGCGGTCGCGTTCTTCGTCGCCGGGAAGGCGGGGCATCCGGTCGCGAGTCACCTCGCGCTGGTGAGCACCGTCGGGGCGACCACGCTCGTTTGGATCATCGTCACCTTCCTGACGCGACCCACCGACCGCCAGACCCTGCTCGCGTTCTACCGCCTGGTGCGGCCCGCGGGACCGGGGTGGCGCAGCGTCCGCGAGGAAGCAGGCGTGGAGGCTGCGCCGGACAGCCTTCCGCAGGCGCTGCTGGGCTGGGTGCTTGGCTGCTGCTTCGTGTACGCGGCGCTGTTCGGGGCGGGGAGCTTCATCTACGGGAGAATGGCCCAGGGGACGGTGTGGCTCGCTCTATTCGCGGTGAGCGGGGTCGGCCTGATGAGGCTGCTGCCGAGGCTGTGGGCCGGCGCGGACGCGTCGTGA